The following coding sequences are from one Cystobacter fuscus DSM 2262 window:
- a CDS encoding TetR/AcrR family transcriptional regulator — MNRDSAKKAPVPRLRARLKEATTEAIRAAAEEVLGEQGFGARMEDIAERAGVSVGTLYNHFEDRTALLRELLRTRREALVEKLDAVVSEVKGRPFREQLQTLLAVVFAHFREHSRFFALAMQSEALRGPLVPAQGGTIVELTTRVEQLVRRGVEAGEVRREGSEFHASLLVGMVRALLLRAAEAKRSDELQRGADVLLQVFSKGIEV; from the coding sequence ATGAATCGGGATTCAGCGAAGAAAGCCCCCGTGCCCCGGCTGCGGGCGAGGCTGAAGGAAGCGACGACGGAGGCCATCCGCGCGGCGGCGGAGGAGGTGCTGGGCGAGCAGGGGTTCGGCGCGCGCATGGAGGACATCGCCGAGCGGGCGGGCGTGTCGGTGGGCACCCTCTACAACCACTTCGAGGATCGCACGGCACTGCTGCGCGAGCTGCTGCGCACGCGGCGCGAGGCGCTGGTGGAGAAGCTGGACGCGGTGGTCTCCGAGGTGAAGGGGCGGCCCTTCCGCGAGCAACTCCAGACGCTGCTCGCCGTGGTGTTCGCCCACTTCCGCGAGCACTCGCGATTCTTCGCCCTGGCGATGCAGTCCGAGGCCCTGCGCGGTCCGCTCGTTCCCGCCCAGGGCGGCACGATCGTGGAGCTGACGACGCGGGTGGAGCAGCTCGTGCGGCGCGGGGTGGAGGCGGGTGAGGTGCGGCGCGAGGGCTCGGAGTTCCACGCCTCGCTGCTGGTGGGAATGGTGCGCGCGCTGCTCCTGCGGGCCGCCGAGGCGAAGCGGAGCGACGAGCTCCAGCGGGGAGCGGACGTGCTGCTCCAGGTCTTCTCGAAGGGAATCGAGGTGTAG
- a CDS encoding MXAN_5187 family protein — protein MVRFKFFVFALLVLGLGVAHLPLVSGPLSADAVKGAASPATAAISELARALEARRSSVQALALSLAGNPDVVAAVQPHVEALPRGKGIRIVEPPVGERFNALRAALGERVPKPLTDSLVLGLVTAEGALYARGAGEASADEQFDPRSQQKVGSEGGVADAFGAPHVFFSVPVLWSPDGGHAQVAATVVLGAPVVHKAFLESAAVNSGVAALALVQGNQVLESAGAERELVAKALENVGAGKSGQVVERGSVRSLLAQVPRVRLPLLTNPSDTLGGDAPLAVGSRQSLGGGLEAVAVSSVRPFMTALANYQHDALFALLGLLGFSLVWTLLMGAGHPAATAAPKKQKKGGKQQEEPAGAPAAGPALASSAPLAGPVFLTPAPEPPTAGPEDFPFPGSPAPVRPAAVTASAETPFDAPSDTHPFAAPPVPAEPAFAQAPAPAGDLYPFTTPETPRGGDPFGTPTVPGKDPFGTPTVPGKDPFASQGGASLPFASTDSAASVPPAAPRRGAPFAFEDHPTAAYSLQQAADPFAAATAQARQNGGFDEDGGSPEPTRVAAIPRELLARSARPMTGEVNVPPSALGLHPGVASPMNAPQQQAGVTTSPFGTGTGAGAVALTEEQHFQEVFREFVQTRDQCGEPQDGLTYDKFVAKLRKNREQLVQKYACKTVRFQVYVKEGKAALKATPVKD, from the coding sequence CCGTTCCTCCGTGCAGGCCCTGGCCCTCTCGCTGGCTGGCAATCCCGACGTCGTCGCCGCCGTGCAGCCCCATGTGGAGGCACTGCCCCGGGGCAAGGGGATCCGCATCGTGGAGCCGCCCGTGGGCGAGCGCTTCAACGCGCTGCGCGCCGCCCTGGGCGAGCGCGTGCCCAAGCCGCTGACGGACTCGCTCGTGCTCGGCCTCGTCACCGCCGAGGGCGCGCTGTACGCGCGTGGCGCGGGCGAGGCGAGCGCGGATGAGCAGTTCGATCCGCGCTCCCAGCAGAAGGTGGGCAGCGAGGGCGGGGTGGCGGACGCGTTCGGCGCTCCCCACGTCTTCTTCTCCGTGCCCGTGCTGTGGAGCCCCGACGGCGGCCACGCCCAGGTGGCGGCGACCGTGGTGCTGGGCGCTCCGGTGGTGCACAAGGCCTTCCTCGAGTCCGCGGCCGTGAACTCCGGCGTCGCCGCGCTCGCGCTGGTCCAGGGCAACCAGGTGCTGGAGAGCGCGGGCGCCGAGAGGGAACTCGTGGCGAAGGCGCTCGAGAACGTGGGCGCGGGCAAGTCCGGCCAGGTGGTCGAGCGCGGCAGCGTGCGCAGCCTGCTGGCCCAGGTGCCGCGCGTGCGCCTGCCCCTGCTCACCAATCCCTCGGACACCCTGGGGGGCGATGCCCCGCTCGCCGTGGGCTCGCGCCAGTCGCTCGGTGGAGGGCTGGAAGCCGTGGCCGTCTCCAGCGTGCGGCCCTTCATGACCGCGCTGGCCAACTACCAGCACGACGCCCTCTTCGCGCTCCTGGGCCTGCTGGGCTTCTCGCTCGTGTGGACGTTGTTGATGGGCGCGGGCCATCCGGCCGCGACCGCCGCGCCGAAGAAGCAGAAGAAGGGCGGCAAGCAGCAGGAGGAGCCGGCGGGTGCTCCGGCGGCGGGCCCCGCGCTGGCCTCGTCCGCGCCCCTCGCCGGTCCGGTGTTCCTGACGCCCGCTCCCGAGCCGCCCACGGCGGGACCGGAGGACTTCCCGTTCCCCGGTTCGCCCGCTCCGGTGCGGCCCGCCGCCGTGACCGCTTCCGCCGAGACGCCCTTCGACGCCCCATCGGACACCCATCCCTTCGCGGCGCCGCCCGTTCCCGCCGAGCCCGCCTTCGCCCAGGCTCCCGCTCCCGCCGGGGATCTCTACCCCTTCACCACCCCGGAGACGCCGCGAGGCGGAGATCCGTTCGGCACGCCCACGGTTCCCGGCAAGGATCCGTTCGGCACGCCCACGGTTCCCGGCAAGGATCCGTTCGCCTCCCAGGGTGGGGCCTCGCTGCCCTTCGCTTCCACGGATTCCGCGGCGAGCGTGCCCCCGGCCGCTCCCCGGCGCGGCGCCCCCTTCGCCTTCGAGGACCACCCGACGGCGGCCTACTCGCTGCAACAGGCGGCGGACCCCTTCGCCGCGGCCACCGCCCAGGCGCGCCAGAATGGTGGCTTCGATGAGGACGGCGGCTCTCCCGAGCCGACGCGCGTGGCGGCCATCCCGCGCGAGCTCCTCGCGCGCTCGGCCCGGCCGATGACGGGCGAAGTCAATGTGCCGCCCTCCGCGCTGGGCCTCCACCCCGGCGTGGCCTCGCCGATGAACGCGCCCCAGCAGCAGGCCGGCGTCACCACGTCTCCGTTCGGAACGGGAACGGGCGCGGGTGCGGTGGCCTTGACCGAGGAGCAGCACTTCCAGGAGGTCTTCCGCGAGTTCGTGCAGACGCGCGATCAGTGCGGTGAGCCCCAGGACGGACTGACGTACGACAAGTTCGTCGCCAAGCTGCGCAAGAACCGCGAGCAGCTCGTGCAGAAGTACGCGTGCAAGACGGTGCGCTTCCAGGTGTACGTCAAGGAGGGCAAGGCCGCCCTCAAGGCCACGCCCGTCAAGGACTGA